From the Exiguobacterium aurantiacum genome, one window contains:
- a CDS encoding LCP family glycopolymer transferase codes for MARHKKKSHWKKVLAITLGVMAIFLVAGGLFVWSMYRDVNETVTKVNDNLEISQERKQVETIEQKESVSVLLLGIDRRDGEQGRSDSIIVMTLNPTTDEGAMLSIPRDTKTEIIGKGMNDKINHAYAFGGAEMAMNTVEGLLDIPIDYVVEADMEAFTEVVDALGGITVTNNFAFSSDGYSYPVGQVDLNGASALSYARMRYDDPNGDFGRQERQRAVVAAIVEKGRSDFSVDKVTKLLDVAGNRAKTNIEFNELVTLSTDYMKAFRNASTLRIEGAGGLESNGIYYWHPNEASLADVQAELQRLMN; via the coding sequence ATGGCGAGACATAAGAAGAAATCACACTGGAAAAAGGTGTTGGCGATCACGCTCGGCGTCATGGCAATTTTCCTTGTCGCCGGCGGTCTGTTCGTCTGGTCGATGTACCGGGACGTCAACGAGACGGTGACGAAAGTGAACGACAACTTGGAAATCAGTCAAGAACGGAAACAAGTCGAGACGATCGAACAGAAAGAATCGGTGTCGGTATTACTGCTCGGGATTGACCGCCGCGACGGCGAACAGGGACGGAGTGACTCGATCATCGTCATGACGCTCAACCCGACGACGGACGAAGGCGCGATGCTCAGCATCCCGCGCGATACGAAGACGGAAATCATCGGAAAAGGCATGAATGATAAAATCAACCATGCCTACGCCTTCGGTGGGGCCGAGATGGCGATGAACACGGTCGAAGGGTTACTCGATATCCCGATCGATTACGTCGTCGAGGCGGACATGGAGGCGTTCACTGAGGTCGTCGATGCGCTCGGTGGCATCACGGTGACGAACAACTTCGCGTTCTCGTCGGACGGCTACTCGTATCCGGTCGGCCAAGTCGATTTGAACGGCGCTTCGGCATTGTCATACGCCCGCATGCGCTATGACGATCCGAACGGTGACTTCGGTCGCCAAGAACGACAGCGAGCCGTCGTCGCGGCCATCGTCGAGAAGGGGCGTTCCGATTTCTCGGTCGACAAAGTGACGAAGTTGCTCGACGTCGCCGGCAACCGCGCCAAGACGAACATCGAATTCAACGAGCTCGTGACGTTGTCGACGGACTATATGAAGGCGTTCCGCAACGCCAGCACACTCCGCATCGAAGGAGCGGGCGGTTTGGAGTCAAACGGTATCTATTACTGGCATCCGAATGAAGCCTCGCTCGCTGACGTCCAAGCCGAACTGCAGCGCTTGATGAACTAA